gacTTGAATAAGAGTAATAAATGATTCaaataaaagaatactcaagtagggAGTTACTAGTTACTTCTAGTTACTTGCTATTATATTTAGTAACACCTCACGTGCATGAATCGTTGGCCTGTCATCCTGTTACAGtgatgaaaattatgttatcatttattcaccctcatgtccttcacccacatgactttctttcatggaacacaattaAGATGTTAGATAGAATGTCAccattcagtcaccattcactttcattgcatctttttgaatggtgactgagaatgtcagtccctaacattcagcCTGACACCTTGTGTTGAGATCCAGATAAGACCGAACGTTTTGAGAAAACATTGAGAGTGAGTCtaattgatgacagaatattcatgtatgggtgaactattaggccaactttaaggatgcttgacaGATTTGGTGGGGTCTGACAATTAGAAGAAAACTTTGGAAACATtcctagtaattattacagtaaaatatgTAAACAATGTCTCACAGCctcaattatattatatattctgAATTATGAACCGGAGCAAGATCATGCATTATTAACGCCTGCTGTTGCTATTTCACAAGTCCTGCATGCATTCTTAGTTCAGTATATTCTGTGGCTTACAGTATATAGAATGacaagaatttagatcattatttTTGTACACTGAAAAGTTAAGTTGTGTTTAGAGGCACATTTAGGCTTATTTCAGATCATAGCTTGTTCTCTGTCGTCCTTAAGAAAAAAAGCTCAGCACCTGTCAAACACAGAGTTGCTGTGCATGCGTGCTTTATAATGAGTATGACCTGTAAGCACACGATAAGCAgagcaaaatacatttattcaaaatGCTGATATTTACATGAATTTATATGCAATATTTTACAGCACTGAGGAAAGGTAATGTATACTTAAAAACCTATGGTCAATCTGAAACTGACCATTACCACAACAAACAAGCCCTCTTTATCATCACGACAACTTACTACAGCgtgcttaaaaaataataataataataataattggatcTGCAAATGTTTATGCTGAAATAATACTTATCTGCTTGTTTTGGTGTTGAATGAATGCATCACATAACACAACTATTCCTTTGAGTTGTGAAGAAAGTTTTTGTTTTGCTGCTGGTGCAAAGATGGATTCAAGTGACAGAGTGCATCTGTAAAGTTCCGGTGTCGTAAGTACCAttaaaaaatcacattgaaataaCCAGTAATGTAGCAACAGGAACGTCGCCCATTTTaacaaagtacattttttttcattagagtttcacttgagtaagagtaaaaagtacccgcTATTAAACCTACTCTTATAAGTAAATCTAACGGGAAAAATGTAGCATGCTACAATCAACCTCTGAATGTAACTAAATTAATTTATAGCTATAATGATACATATTGCAGTTGAATGTGTAATGAATCTGCCAAGCCTGTGACAGAATCGTCTTGAactacatttagtcatttagcagaggcttttatccaaagcaacttacaaattaggaacatAATAAGCGATTTGTCATACAAGAGTCAACAATATCTTCTGTATCGCcctgccaagttctcaaagtggctggagtagtatagatgcTAGCgcagaataaaatgtattttattattgttaaatagtaagtgcatttagtgtggattggttaagtgctcacagaacagatgagttttcagctgaATGCTGAGATGGTGTCAGCACATCGTAtagaggttggaagctcattccagcACAGAGggacagagaaagtgaaagatcgTGAAATAGTCTTTTTGCCTCTTTGCAACTATACTAAGGTGAGATATCGATATGACGAGAGAGTTTTCATGATGCAGCCCCAAACTCATGTAACTGTATGGTCAAGACTTCCAAAGTCTTgtgttatattttttttcactcatttGATTGATGGTCTGAAAGTATTACCTGATAAATGATGATATCACTACACCTGGATGAGTGATAAGTGCTGAATTGCTAAATCGTTCTTCATGGAGGATGGTTGTCTTGTATGCAAATGTGTCAATGGATGTAATACTCTTGGActggacatttttgttttggaCATGCTATGAATGTATTGTTGACATTGAAATTCAGACCAAAATTTGTCAATGGATagaatcaataaatgaattaatattgGAATTATTTATAAAATTTGTTTATGTAATGTTATTTGAACTTCACacattaaagaaaactttttttttcttcatgcagAGATGACAGTCATTTGGTTAattgtttatttcatttaaaatcccTTACAAATCTttttagtaattaaaataattaaacttattactctaaatataaataatacatcttAAAAATGTGATCTGAAGGAGTCTTCGGTATAATCAAAGCTCTTCTATTTTCAGGTGTCTTCATTGCCTGAGAAGTCTGATTGGCTGGTGAACATTGCATGCCTTGACAAAAGagaatatttttgtattgttgcagCATGGTTTCATGACACATTCCTATTGCATTGAATACATGCACATAATATTGCCTGGAGAAAAATGCACTGATGCAAACCTCAATGACCGTTATACTGCTTTCTGGCCATGGTCAGATGAGCATCTGAGCACTCCAGGGTATGTGGCTTTCGAAAAAGATTCTGCCACATCTGGTCGACTACGAGGCATGACCCCCAGGAAATGAATTTTAAAAGTTATCCATTCACCCAGAGTCATTTTCAAGACCTCTCTGAGGTCTTTGGGGTCACTGAAGAGGATTGTCCGACCATCTAGGAAATGTTCCCTTACTGTTTGGGTATATTTCTCTGGGAAGCTTAGCTGTGAcatctgaaatggaaaaaaaatgcatatttatatacatataatatgtaCATTTGCTTGCCGGGCcctaaacatccatccatccatccatccatccatccatgatgGATAGATGAGAGCTGATTTATTGTCCACATTTGCAGTGATCACAATAATATTTATTGCAATATACATATAAACTAAAGCTACATAACTGCATTTCATCTTACAGCAACTGAAAAAGATGACAAACCTCTTGACAAATATCTTCTGTTTTCATGTTCATTACAGTTCGTGCTGAGAGGGAGTTGAAAGCATTTCTCCCTGCTCTTTTTAATCTGCGGCTTCCACGGATCCTAGCCAGCTCATTCTTGATGGAGTAGTTTAAGTTCACGGTACAAAGCTTAAATCGTTCCAACTCCCCTACAGTGAACTTGAAGTCTTTCCTAAGGAACATCTCAAAAAGCTCAGGGTCCCCGTCTCTTTCCAGAAAGTTCTCCACCTCGTTTCCAATCATGCAGAGCTCAAGGCTATGGTAATTGAACACATCCCACAGTGCTTTGGTATGATCTGCAGCACAGAAGGTTCCATCGTGTTCATCTATCTCAGCTCTCTGTTGGTCATCCTCCACACATTGAAGGATCCAGCTTAGTCTGCAAGGCCAACGGTCCACCAAAATCACCCAGGCAGCGATCTTCTCAGGAGGTGGAGGCTCCACTTTCAGAATctccataataataatagttactCGAATAGAGTTAATCACTCGTCTCATGGACATGGTGTCTCCAGATATGTATGTCTGAAGGTTGTTTTGATCTCCTGAGAGGATGCTGTAAAATGCAGACTCAATTAATATGTCCACTTCTTCTTGACTGAGTTCTACTGCTGTGAAAGTTTCGTTTTTCCCTTTGTTTGCAATCAAAGGGGTGGCTTGTTCCTCTCCAGCTTGACTGCACTTTACAGAATACTCATCTTCTACAGAGAGTGACGTCCTGGGCAGCCCTAAAGCTGATGCTCCAGTGCCCTCAAGAGGGGATTCTTCGGGGATCTCAGACTGACCACGGACAATGTTCTTGAAGACCCTGCACTTGGATGCATCACACAGTGGAGGAACGGTAAAGGGCAGTGTGATGATACGATCTAGAAAGTCATATGCAGAGTCTCCTTTGCTTAAACAGTCCTCTGCCTGGTCCACCTGTCTAATCAGCACTTCTGGATCTACAGCAAGCAGAGAAATAAAGGGACTCTCTTCGTCAGATAGCAGTATGTTGATGGCATCCAAGACACCAACGATTTTCTTTGGTGTACAGCGGTCCAAGTTGGTGATCTCCAACACCACCCGGATCTTCCTCCTCTCAAAGATCTCCATGAAGTGAATGAAGCAGCACAGAAGTCTCATCTCTTTCCGAATTTCATGCATGAGTCCCAGCTTCTGACTTACCTTCTGGTTGTCTAGCCCTTGTCTGACTTTAAGGTCCTGGTTGAAGATGAGGTTCTTCAACAGCAAGAATATGAATCTTAATGCTCCAGCTGCAGGGACACCAAGTATAGCTATGGCAAAACCTTCCAGCACGCCGTAGCCGTGTGACTCCTCATCCTGTTTCTCTCCTTCTGCTATATCCTTTAGTTTAGGGAATCCGTATATAATAAGAGGGATCAGAATTATGAGCGTTCCAGTGAACCCCATCAGTATTAGAGCCCAAATGGGGATGCAGCACACCTTCTTGGACCTCCAGTCCTTTAGAGTGTCCTCAATCTTCTTCTTCTCTGTATCCTTCTCTTCGTCGTGTTGTGCGATCCGGAAGAGGCCCAGCTGGAGCTTACCGAAGCTCTTTTGGAGAGCCTTGCACAACTGCATCACCAGTCCAGCCCAGAGCAAGTCACTACCAGCAAAATGCCAGGCACTGAACCTCACGAACAGATATCGAATGTTCTTCCTGTTCTGGTTCTGCTCCGTCCACACAGGTCGATAGAAGAGGAGACGCAAGATCAGAGATAGCAGGTCCGAAATCGATGGTTTAACTGAGCGAGGCTTTTGTCCCTTTgtgttcttctcttctcttctttctgCCTCGAGATACATATGAACTGAAAGATAAGAGATGAAGAGAAAGTTATGTCAAGTTACATCACAATCtaaactaccagtcaaaagtttaaacATAATTGACTAAATTTtctgtttctcatggtcttaaagggagagttcacccaaaaaagttaATTCTGTCAGAAATTACTTGCCCTCAGTCTGATTAATTACTTTCTTTCCTTGCAAAAGGAGGTGCTAGGCAGGATGTTTGGGACtcacagtctcagtcaccatttactttaattgtatagaaagaaaaatgtaaacctatgtacagtatatctgtatAACTAACCCTGTATATATCCATATAAAGCACAAATGCAGCGACTTCCAGCAACAAAGCGACACAAccccatttattttcaatgagatCTGGCTACTTCCGGCAACACGAGTAACCTCTGGGGACTTGATGTGGGCGTGGCGAGCAACATGACAAatctgagaaaagtttaacttaatGCAAATGAGGAGTGACTTTCTTGAGTGACAACCAATGGGAGTGAAGACAGGGTTCACTGGAGCGCATGTTCACCTGTCTCCTTTGTGGAAATGGAGTCGAGTGCAAGCAAGACAGAGGAGAAATTAAAGTTTATGGGAGCGATTTCACAGgtctatatgatttgtctgtaaccaaatacatggatataatacAAAATGATGTGTGGAAAGGAAAATgtcggcagtctgagtgagtttgattcgtacattgatagTTCGTTCATCTTGTTAACCGCTGCAGTTCATATTAAAACACTCTCccttgcagaatgtgcatttttagggacaagatgacaaattccttgtcaaattagaattctGTCTTGGTTTTCCCGGCAATATCTCTCATctgtgataaaaataaaaaaaattaagatacggccagacgtgcagtccaacaataacgttaaatcgacagcaatAGAAATGCCCAGGAGcaacttcacagtacagagactagcgacttcaagcgataaagtcgctgcatgtgtgtacagggcttAAGAGCCATCATTTAAAATGGATCCATGTGTCTCTGAAATtctctgcaaaaaataattttcttactgaaTATTTCCTTCTTTTTAGTACAAATATATGattatatataaattacaaaACAGATTACAacaattttgtcttgttttcagataattctaacacatttctgaaatatttatgcttataacaagaataACTATTTGTCAAAAAAGATTCAAAGGGACCTTTGACAACCCcgttggcaaatagtttttttcttgctttaagcataacaccaaattttgttagatttatccaAAAcccaagacttaatatcttatgccattctgcttctcaagtaataaaacaaaaatactgagtaagacaattatttgtttgcagtATAAAGGAATGGGCTTACCCTCAATGTTCTTGAGGACCATGTTGATCCTGTTGTGGCATTCTGAATACAAACCCACAGTCAGAGGAGAAACAACTTTTGTGAGGGTTTTTGATAATGCATAAGCATACACATTATCGGATGGAATATCCATCACTGGaagaaaaaaagcataaaatgatTAGAGTGATTTCATAATATATACTGTCTATTAACACTGCATTGACTGCATTGCATATGTTCATGTCTTTAGCACCACGAGGCAAAATTATGCCTAACCCTATAGTTTGGCCAATATTTGTTTTCAGGGTGAAGTCTACCAATTTATCTATTTATGCTGAATCATGAACAGCACAGTGATGTTAACCCTTACTGAATGTGAAACTGGTAACATAACTAGATAAGACAGACGACTTTGGGCTATAAATACAGTGCAATAAATGTGCACAAGACAATTTTCATGAGTGTATCTGAAAGGGCAAAGTCCTTATTTTACTTAGAGAAAGAATAATAGACTAAACTTTTCTAATAGGCGGAGGTCATTTAGATAGCACTGTAAAGCAGATCTTAAATCATTTAGTTATTATTTTGTACTACTAgcagggctgtaaccaccatagacattgagggggacatgtcccccctcTTCCCAATCCTGTGGTTACGTCCTGTCCACTagcatacactgatgagccacaacattaaaaccactgacaggtgaagtgaataacttgtattatctcattacaatggcacctgtcaaggggtgtgatatattaggcagcaagtgaacagtcagttcttgaatttcatgtgttggaagcaggaaaaatgggcaagcgtaaggatctgagcgactttgacaagggccaaactgtgatggctagacaactgggtcagagcatctcaataacggcaggtcttgtggggtgttcccggtacaCAGTGGTCAATGGtcaccaaaagtggtccaaggaaggacaaccggtgaaccatcAATAGGGTCATGGGTGCCTAAGGCTCATTTATGCTCAttgggagtgaaggctagcccgtctggtccgatcccacagaagagcaactgtagcacaaattgctgaaaaacgtgatagaaaggtgtcagaacacacagtgcatcacagcttgctgcgtatggagcAGCGAAGCAgcagacctgtcagagtgcccatgctgacccctgtccaccgccgaaagcgccaaaaatgggcacgtgagcgtcagaactggaccatgaagcaatggaagaaggtggcctggtctgatgaatcacatttgtggacggctgggtgcgtgtgcattgtttacctggggaagagatggcagcagggtgcactatgggaagaaggcaggccggcggaggcagtgtgatgctctgggcaatgttctgctggtaaaccttgggtcctggcattcatgtggatgttactttgacacgtaccacctacctaaagattgttgtagaccatgtacaccccttcatgacaacggtattccctgatggcagtggcctctttcagcaggataatgcaccctgccacactgcaaaaattgttcaggaatggtttgaggaacatgacaaagagttcaaggtgttgacttggcctccaaatctcaatccaattgagcatctatgggatgtgctggaccaacaagtccaatccatggaggccccaactcgcatcttacaggacttaaaggatctgctgctaacgtcttggtgccagataccacaggacatcttcagaggtcttgtggagtccatgcctcggcaggtcagagctgtttttgtGGCaagagggggacttacacaatattaggcaggtggatttaatgttgtggctgatcggtgtatgctgGAACCGTTGACTTttgttggcctttttttttttttttttttaaatcaaagagcTGCACACTTGTGTGTGAAGTTAGTATGTTTGTTTAAACTGAATTCTTGCATATTGTTGAGTTTGCCTTTGTATTATGCTTGTACCCCTTTCGATCGCCATTGGTCCTGAATTTTTCTGTCCTCAGATTGTGTTTCATCCACCAGCCTTGCTGGAAATGAAAGGAAAACAGGAAGCAATTACAATgcaaaacacttttttatttttttttttcattttttatttttttattttttttaattattatttatttatttatttatttatcgatATATAAATGTTGTTATGCATGAACAGTAATTCAGTGCTTCCTTTATTAGCTGAAGTTAGGGAACCAATACTATGAAGCAATACATTTCTTTCATGCAATTCAGGTAGGGATGCTATGTCAATTTAGTATGCAATTACTAGAAATGAAAAGCATACCACTGAAAATGGCAAAGGCCTACCAATCTAAATTCTGACTGCATCAAACTAGAGTTGaatgtacataaaatataacTCTTCAACAGTTTGTGTTGCTCTTTTGAAACGAAGCCACCATGCAAAGCTCTTTTTGAATCCCTtactaggaaaaaaaaatatgataataagGAAGAGAAAGGCTTACCTTCTGCTAGCTGATTTAACAAGCAATCCTTCAGGCACAGTTTACAACAAGAATTGCAAGCAGACTAATATCCATTctccatttttaaatatatttaaatgttgacAGAGAGCAAACTGTTTTGCCTGACAGAAGAACAGAGAGTAAAAtaggaagaaagagaaagaaatttgGGCAGGTCCTGACTTGACTTTGAATGAATGGTTAACTCCAGTGCAATCTGTAACTGTGATAAGTGATCCAGTCAGGCAAGTTTAGGCTACTTATTAACTgattaaattacagtaaataaaatagattttaaataaaaaagcatcAGAGTTTTCAGTGTAGCATTATTTATACTTTCACTTACTGTTCATAAATCatcaatttaataatttaatatagcATTGATACCTACACCAAtagttttctttcattttcattcCATACAGAATAGTGACTATTACCCTTATGTAGTCTTATTTGTTTTGAGGTAACATACAacttatatttttgtaaatacaacAGCTATGTTAAATCTTTATCGgaccagtgcaaaaaaaaaaaaaaaaaaaaacatatgactGAACCATTTATAAGCTGGGCTCGACTTGGACAGTACATGCCGACGCAGAGTACATGCAGGTGTTCTTCGCCAAGAGATACATATTATTTTTACGAGTGTTGTGTTATGATAATTGCTTGATGTGTGTTCATCACTCTATTACAATTTTGGTGTTATTATGTTCTAAATTTGGTACATTTGCTTCTGTGTATTGTATTTCCTGCAGCATGATGCAATAGAACAACATAGAATATAATAGGGTTTTTCTGTGTAGaacgatttttatttatttttccttgaaAGACCATCTGTCATAGTTGTCCAAATCCAAGATACAAACAGATCAGGGGAAAATGAGGCtcagcactataaacctatttttGACTTTAAAATAGCACAACATAAAGAACAGATTATTCACATTATAGAGCAGAAAGGATTATTCAAGGATCAGTGACAGCtccatttataaaataaataacagtgaTCACAGCATAGGTAATATGTGAATCTCACAACGTCTGTCAGAAAAATGCATGCACAACTAGTATTGTTAGGAACTAATAACAATTGGTTATGTTTTCATGGCTCTTTCAAagtcattttctcattggaaGTGGTGGATAACCTCCTTTTGTAGATACAGAGTGGGAGTCTTTACATCTTGGTACATAGATTTCCCAAATTAGATTCCCCAGGCTAAATTAAGTGTGATAATTGGAACTGCAGCAACCCCCTAATGTTTCCCATAGGATTAATTACAATTGAAGGGACAATCTGTCCTGCCAGGTTTATGCTGTGTAAGAGAGGGTGGATGTTCCTTCAGTGAGTCATTCTGTGATCTCAAACACATCACAGAAGCAGCGGTCCTCTCCAATAGTTTCTGTACCTGCAGAAGTCTTTGGTCATAGGTTTGTCTTATGTTGTGAGATTgcatgatctctggagcttgGGGCAATGTCAGATTTATGTCAAATAccccaaatgaatgaatgaattggaAAGGATTCTCAGTCTGAAAAGCTTTGACTGTTTGTAATACAATATaatcaaatcaacatcaaatgCAAAATTAGCTTTACTTTACTAGGCGTAGGCCTagaataatatgaaaaaaaaaaaaaaaaaaaaaaacatgtaacaggAATTCACTATGGGGCATTTTTATTTGCCTGTTTTATATATCTTTGGCATTCATCACTTTTAGTGGCATTTTCCCCCAActcctggttaatttctgaccatgGCTTGGGGGCaaataatgtattctaaataataataataataataataaataagaaacatgaataaatgaagaaccaaatgaatga
This DNA window, taken from Myxocyprinus asiaticus isolate MX2 ecotype Aquarium Trade chromosome 37, UBuf_Myxa_2, whole genome shotgun sequence, encodes the following:
- the LOC127428090 gene encoding NTPase KAP family P-loop domain-containing protein 1-like yields the protein MAIERVMDIPSDNVYAYALSKTLTKVVSPLTVGLYSECHNRINMVLKNIEVHMYLEAERREEKNTKGQKPRSVKPSISDLLSLILRLLFYRPVWTEQNQNRKNIRYLFVRFSAWHFAGSDLLWAGLVMQLCKALQKSFGKLQLGLFRIAQHDEEKDTEKKKIEDTLKDWRSKKVCCIPIWALILMGFTGTLIILIPLIIYGFPKLKDIAEGEKQDEESHGYGVLEGFAIAILGVPAAGALRFIFLLLKNLIFNQDLKVRQGLDNQKVSQKLGLMHEIRKEMRLLCCFIHFMEIFERRKIRVVLEITNLDRCTPKKIVGVLDAINILLSDEESPFISLLAVDPEVLIRQVDQAEDCLSKGDSAYDFLDRIITLPFTVPPLCDASKCRVFKNIVRGQSEIPEESPLEGTGASALGLPRTSLSVEDEYSVKCSQAGEEQATPLIANKGKNETFTAVELSQEEVDILIESAFYSILSGDQNNLQTYISGDTMSMRRVINSIRVTIIIMEILKVEPPPPEKIAAWVILVDRWPCRLSWILQCVEDDQQRAEIDEHDGTFCAADHTKALWDVFNYHSLELCMIGNEVENFLERDGDPELFEMFLRKDFKFTVGELERFKLCTVNLNYSIKNELARIRGSRRLKRAGRNAFNSLSARTVMNMKTEDICQEMSQLSFPEKYTQTVREHFLDGRTILFSDPKDLREVLKMTLGEWITFKIHFLGVMPRSRPDVAESFSKATYPGVLRCSSDHGQKAV